In Natator depressus isolate rNatDep1 chromosome 9, rNatDep2.hap1, whole genome shotgun sequence, a single genomic region encodes these proteins:
- the CLIC2 gene encoding chloride intracellular channel protein 2 isoform X2, which translates to MASQWHSPRKEPEIELFVKAGLDGENIGNCPFCQRLFMVLWLKGVKFNVTTVDMTRYPHLSPKYKESFDVGSNIFAKFSAYIKNPHKEANENFEKALLREFKRLDNYLNNPLPEEIDQDSTEEVLVSNRKFLDGNRLTLADCNLLPKLHIIKIAAKKYRDFEIPAEMTGIWRYLHNAYSRDEFSHTCPANEEIERTYASVAKKMT; encoded by the exons ATGGCAAGCCAGTGGCACAGCCCTCGGAAGGAGCCCGAGATTGAGCTTTTCGTGAAG GCTGGCCTGGATGGCGAGAACATTGGGAATTGTCCCTTCTGCCAGCGTCTCTTCATGGTTCTGTGGCTCAAAGGTGTCAAATTCAACGTGACCACAGTGGACATGACGAG GTACCCACACCTGAGCCCCAAATACAAGGAGTCCTTTGATGTGGGCAGCAACATCTTTGCCAAGTTCTCTGCATACATCAAGAATCCCCACAAGGAAGCAAATGAGA ATTTTGAGAAGGCTTTGCTGAGGGAGTTCAAACGCCTGGATAACTACCTGAACAACCCACTCCCTGAAGAAATCGACCAGGACAGTACCGAGGAAGTCCTGGTCTCCAACAGGAAGTTCCTGGATGGGAACAGGCTGACGTTAGCTGACTGCAACCTGCTGCCCAAGCTGCACATCATCAAA ATTGCTGCCAAGAAATACCGTGACTTCGAGATCCCAGCGGAAATGACAGGCATCTGGCGCTACCTCCACAATGCCTACTCCCGTGATGAGTTCAGCCACACATGCCCAGCCAACGAGGAGATAGAACGCACCTACGCCAGCGTTGCCAAGAAGATGACCTAG
- the CLIC2 gene encoding chloride intracellular channel protein 2 isoform X1 — MASQWHSPRKEPEIELFVKAGLDGENIGNCPFCQRLFMVLWLKGVKFNVTTVDMTRKPEELKSLAPGTNPPFLLFNKELKTDFIKIEEFLEQMLAPPKYPHLSPKYKESFDVGSNIFAKFSAYIKNPHKEANENFEKALLREFKRLDNYLNNPLPEEIDQDSTEEVLVSNRKFLDGNRLTLADCNLLPKLHIIKIAAKKYRDFEIPAEMTGIWRYLHNAYSRDEFSHTCPANEEIERTYASVAKKMT; from the exons ATGGCAAGCCAGTGGCACAGCCCTCGGAAGGAGCCCGAGATTGAGCTTTTCGTGAAG GCTGGCCTGGATGGCGAGAACATTGGGAATTGTCCCTTCTGCCAGCGTCTCTTCATGGTTCTGTGGCTCAAAGGTGTCAAATTCAACGTGACCACAGTGGACATGACGAG gaaACCTGAAGAACTGAAATCTCTggctccagggaccaaccctcCATTCTTATTGTTCAACAAGGAGCTGAAAACAGACTTCATTAAGATCGAGGAGTTCCTGGAGCAGATGCTGGCACCTCCTAA GTACCCACACCTGAGCCCCAAATACAAGGAGTCCTTTGATGTGGGCAGCAACATCTTTGCCAAGTTCTCTGCATACATCAAGAATCCCCACAAGGAAGCAAATGAGA ATTTTGAGAAGGCTTTGCTGAGGGAGTTCAAACGCCTGGATAACTACCTGAACAACCCACTCCCTGAAGAAATCGACCAGGACAGTACCGAGGAAGTCCTGGTCTCCAACAGGAAGTTCCTGGATGGGAACAGGCTGACGTTAGCTGACTGCAACCTGCTGCCCAAGCTGCACATCATCAAA ATTGCTGCCAAGAAATACCGTGACTTCGAGATCCCAGCGGAAATGACAGGCATCTGGCGCTACCTCCACAATGCCTACTCCCGTGATGAGTTCAGCCACACATGCCCAGCCAACGAGGAGATAGAACGCACCTACGCCAGCGTTGCCAAGAAGATGACCTAG